The DNA segment GAGAAAGGGCTGACCTGGTCTGTTGTCGAAAGTATTCCGGTGCATGAAGAGATTAAAACACGCTCCGGGCAGTACCAGACCTGGATTGCAAATTATCAGCAAAGCATCCGTAATCTGGCCGCCTGCGGTATTGATACCGTGTGCTACAACTTTATGCCGATTCTCGACTGGACGCGTACCGACCTTGAATATCCGTTGCCCGATGGTTCCAGAGCGCTGCGTTTCGATCAGATTGCCTTTGCGGCTTTCGAACTGCACATCCTGAAGCGTGACGGCGCGCAAGCGGACTACAGCGAAGAAGAGCAGCGCCAGGCGCTGGACTACTTCAACGCCATGAGCGCTGCGGATATCGAAAAACTGACCCGGAATATTATCGCCGGGCTGCCTGGCGCTGAAGAGGGTTATACGCTGGATCAGTTCCGTGCGCGTCTGGCGGAATATAACGGTATCAGCAAAGAGGATTTACGCGAAAATATGGCGGTATTCCTGCGTGCGATTGTGCCGGTGGCAGAAGAAGTCGGCGTGCGCCTGGCGGTGCATCCTGACGATCCGCCGCGCCCCATCCTCGGCCTGCCGCGCATCGTTTCTACCATTGAAGATATGCAGTGGCTGAAAGAAACCGTAGACAGCATTAACAACGGGTTCACCATGTGTACCGGTTCGTACGGCGTACGCGCGGATAACGACCTGGTGAAAATGATCGAGACGTTTGGCGACCGCATTCACTTTACCCATTTACGCTCAACCTGCCGTGAAGATAACCCGAAAACCTTCCACGAAGGCGCGCATTTGCAAGGGGATGTCGATATGGTCGCGGTGATTACCGCAATTCTTACGGAAGAACAGCGTCGTAAGCTGGCAGGCGATCTGCGTCCGATCCCAATGCGCCCGGATCACGGTCATCAGATGCTTGACGATCTGCATAAGAAAACCAACCCCGGCTACTCCGCTATTGGTCGTCTGAAAGGGCTGGCGGAAATTCGAGGCGTTGAACTGGCGCTGAAAAAGACCCAGTTCCGCGATTTGCTGTAACACTTGTTGGTCATAAAAAAGGACAGCCCTGGCTGTCCTTTTTTGTTGGTGCGTCGGCGACGGGCGCTTAGTCCGCGCGGCCCATGTAGCGGCGTTCTTCAATGTGAATACGGATTTTTTCACCGGCGCTCAGGTATTCCGGCACCTGAATCACCAGACCGGTGCTCAGCGTTGCGGGTTTGTTGCGGGCGCTGGCTGACGCGCCTTTAATGCCCGGTGCGGTTTCCACGATTTCCAGATCAACCGTCTGCGGCAGTTCGAGCGCCAGCAACTGACCGTCCCAGGTCAGCACCTGCATATCCGGCATTCCGCCTTCAGGAATAAACAGCAGCTCTTCTTCAATCTGATCTTTGGTGAAGGTATACGGGGTATAGTCTTCTTTATCCATGAACACATATTCGTTGCCGTCGATATAAGAGAAATCGACGCCACGGCGGCTCAGGGTGACGGTATCAACGATGTCGTCGCCTTTGAAACGCTCTTCGACTTTCAGACCCGTACGGACGTCGGAAAAACGCATTTTGTACAGCGTCGCGGCACCGCGGGCGGTCGGTGACTGAATATCAATATCTTTTACAATCAGCAGTTTGCCGTTGTAGTTCAGTACCATACCTTTTTTAATTTCGTTCGCTCTTGGCATCGAAAAAATCCTGTTGTAGAGAATGTCTAAAATATCGCGTCAAACTACTCGCGCCGGGCGATTCAGGCAAGTGGAATTCACATATCCCGGATGATTTTGTGTATACTGTTCGCCCACTTCCAGTCCGGTGGCTTACGAATAGAGAATACTGTATGGAATGCCGCCCGGATTGCGGAGCATGTTGCACCGCGCCTTCAATCTCCAGTCCCATTCCGGGTATGCCTGACGGTAAACCCGCAAACACGCCGTGCGTCCAGCTTGATGAACATCAACGCTGTAAGATCTTCGGTTCGCCGCTGCGTCCAAAGGTCTGCGCAGGCCTGCAACCCAGCGCCGATATGTGCGGTCAGACAAGGGCGCAGGCAATGATCTACCTCATTGAACTGGAAACGCTCACAGCGCCTTAAACGTCTTTAATGCGTGCCAGACAAACCATCGTCGCGAGAGCCATCACCAGCGCAAACCAGAATACGGCGTGGTAATTCCAGATTTCCGCCGCAATCCCCGCCAGCGATCCGGCGATAATCCAGCCTACGCGGATGGTATTGGTATACAGCGTGGTTGCTGAACCCGCCTGGCCGGGCATCAGATCCTGAAAATAGAGCATCCCGATGCCGCCGAGAATGCCGATGTAAATTGCGTTCAGCAACTGCAAGCCGAGCAGAACGACAGGCGAGTGCGCCAGCAGCATACCCGCGTAAAAACAAAACCCCGCCACGATGGCGATCCGCATCAGCAGGCGTTTTCCCAGCCGTTTAGCAAAATAACCTGCAATCAACATGGTGGGAATTTCCAGCCCGGCGGCAGTCCCCATCATGACGCCGGCAAGTTTTTCCGGCAGATGCAGTTCGTTAATGATAAACAGCGGCATATTAATGATATAGAGGCTGTTGGTTCCCCACATTAATGTGCAGATAACAAAAAGCAGCAGCGTATCGCGGCGATTACGGCGCGGCGCTTCAAGGGTTCCGGCAGCAAGCGGCGCATCTTTACGCATTGACGGTAAAAACAACCAGACCATTACGCCACAGACGACAAACGCCGCCGCCGCGCTCAGGTACATCACGGTAAAGCTGAACCCCATCGCCAGCGCATAGGCCAGCGGCGGCCCGATCACCCACGCCAGCGAAACCTGGGCGCGCAATATCGAGCTGAACATCACGGCTTCGCGACCGGTGCGATCGGCATGTTCGCGGGCAAGGGCGAACATTTGCGGGTTCGCGGTCGAACCAAAACTACTCAGGAAAACGCCGACGAACAGCAAAATAAAATAGTTGCGGTTCCAGGCAAACAGCACGCAGGCCAACATGCCCAGCACACAGCAAAAAACGATCAGGCTTTTGCGATCGCCTTTTTTGTCGGAGCGCCCGGCCAGAAACTGGCTCACCAGAATGCCGATAACGGCGCTGCCAGTAAAAAAGAAGCCAACCATGCCCGGACGAGCGTGTACCTCATCCGTCAGAAAAAGACTGAGCGTCGGCGTCTGTAACGCACCGGCGATACCCGTCAGAAACGCGACGAACAGGAATGCCGAAGACGTCAAATCAAACGTTTTTGGTGTGGCGGCAACGGGGGTGTTATGCATGTTTCTGTATCAGTGGTGTGAAGAGACGCGGAGTTTACGCTGCTCGTCAGGAAATAAACAGGTGCCCAAATCAAAATCGCCACAAAAAATCAAAATAGCATTTCAGTCTATGAGGGGAAGATGCTGACGGTGCTGAAACAGATCGTTTTACGGGCAATTCATTTCAGCATTTATTACCTTCCTGAATGAAAAGTGTGCTTTATCTCTAAATTCTGTCATCAATTTTACGACTTTACTTGCGTGCTGAAGCAGAAAGCGCAAGACTTCTTGAAACGTTTCAGCGCTATTTTGTTTTTGGTTACAAGTCAGATTAGCGCCTTTTTTCTCATGTTAGCTGAATCGTTTCAAGTTCAGCAGGAGGGGAGAACTATGTTCCAGTTATCGGTTCAGGACATTCATCCGGGCGAACAGGCCGGAAACAAAGAAGAGGCCATTCGTCAGGTTGCCGCTGCGTTAGTGCAGGCGGGCAACGTCGCAGACGGCTACGTCGACGGCATGCTGGCGCGTGAGCAACAGACATCCACTTTCCTTGGCAACGGTATCGCCATTCCGCACGGAACGACCGACACGCGCGATCAGGTGCTGAAAACTGGCGTGCAGGTGTTCCAGTTTCCGCAGGGCGTAACCTGGGGCGAAGGGCAAGTGGCCTATGTGGCGATTGGTATTGCCGCCAGCTCCGATGAGCATCTCGGGTTGCTGCGTCAGCTGACGCACGTATTAAGCGATGACTCTGTGGCTGAACAGCTGAAATCCGCCACGACGGCAGAAGAACTGCGCGCGTTGCTGATGGGTGAAAAGCAGAGCGAACAGTTGAAGCTGGATAACGACACCCTGACGCTGGATGTGGTGGCCAGCGATCTGGTGACGCTACAGGCGCTGAACGCCGCGCGCCTGAAAGAAGCAGGTGCTGTGGATGCCGCGTTTGTCGCCAGAACCATCAATGAACAGCCGATGAATCTCGGCCAGGGCATCTGGCTGAACGACAGCGCGGACGGCAACCTGCGCAGCGCTATCGCTGTGAGCCGTGCGGCTACGGCGTTTGACGTAGAGGGCGAAGCGGCTGCGCTGCTGGTGACTGTCGCGATGAATGACGATCAGCCCGTCGCCGTGCTGAAGCGCCTTGGCGATCTGCTGCTGAACAATAAAGCTGACCGTTTGCTGAAAGCGGATGCCGCCACCGTGCTGGCGCTGCTGACCAGTGATGAAGCATTGACTGACGACGTGCTGAGCGCCGAATTTGTCGTGCGCAATGAGCATGGCTTACACGCTCGTCCGGGCACCATGCTGGTGAATACCATTAAACAATTTAATAGCGAAATTACCGTGGCAAACCTTGATGGAACCGGAAAACCGGCAAATGGACGTAGTTTGATGAAAGTGGTGGCGTTGGGCGTGAAGAAAGGCCATCGCCTGCGCTTTACGGCGCAGGGCGAAGATGCTGAACAGGCGCTGAAAGCGATTGGCGACGCCATTGCCGCTGGTCTTGGGGAGGGCGCGTAATGAGCAGACGTGTTGCTACTATCACCCTTAATCCGGCATACGACCTGGTCGGTTTCTGCCCGGAGATTGAACGCGGCGAAGTGAACCTGGTGAAAACCACGGGTCTGCATGCGGCGGGTAAAGGCATCAACGTTGCCAGGGTTCTGAAAGATTTAGGTATTGATGTCACGGTTGGCGGTTTCCTGGGTAAAGACAACCAGGACGGTTTCCAGCAGTTGTTCAGCGAGCTGGGCATTGCCAACCGTTTTCAGGTGGTGCAGGGGCGTACCCGCATCAACGTTAAGCTGACGGAAAAAGACGGTGAAGTGACCGACTTTAACTTCTCCGGTTTTGACGTGACTCCGGCTGACTGGGAACGTTTTGTGAACGATTCGCTGAGCTGGCTGGGTCAGTTCGATATGGTCTGCGTCAGCGGCAGCTTGCCGACAGGCGTCAGCCCGGAAGCGTTTACCGACTGGATGACGCGTCTGCGTAGCCAGTGCCCATGCATTATCTTTGATAGTAGTCGTGAAGCGTTGGTGGCGGGTCTGAAAGCGGCGCCGTGGCTGGTGAAACCGAACCGTCGTGAATTAGAAATCTGGGCAGGCCGTAAGCTGCCGGAAATGAAAGATGTGATCGACGCGGCGCACGCCCTGCGTGAGCAAGGTATTGCGCATGTGGTGATCTCTCTCGGTGCGGAAGGGGCGCTGTGGGTGAACGCATCCGGCGAATGGATCGCGAAGCCACCGTCCGTTGATGTGGTGAGTACCGTAGGTGCAGGGGATTCTATGGTTGGCGGTCTGATTTACGGCCTGCTGATGCGTGAATCCAGTGAACATACGTTGCGTCTGGCGACAGCCGTTGCCGCGCTTGCGGTAAGCCAGAGCAATGTGGGCATTACCGATCGTCCTCAGTTGGCCGCAATGATGGCGCGCGTCGACTTAAAACCGTTTAACTGACAGCAGGAGAGGCATAATGAAAACGCTGCTGATTATTGACGCCAATCTCGGCCAGGCTCGCGCTTACATGGCGAAGACCCTGCTCGGCGCGGCGGCACATAAAGCAAATCTGGAAATTATCGACAATCCGAATGACGCAGAGTTGGCCATTGTGTTGGCTGACGCTGTGCCGAACGACAGCGCGCTGAACGGTAAAAAAGTCTGGCTGGGCGATATTGCCCGTGCCGTGGCGCACCCGGAACTGTTCCTCAATGAAGCGAAAGGACACGCGACGCCATACAGCGCGCCGACAGCGGTTGCCGCCCCGGCAGCGGCCAGCGGCCCGAAACGCGTCGTGGCGGTGACGGCGTGTCCGACAGGCGTCGCGCATACCTTTATGGCGGCTGAGGCGATTGAAACCGAAGCGAAAAAACGTGGCTGGTGGGTGAAGGTCGAAACCCGTGGCTCCGTGGGCGCAGGCAATGCCATCACGCCGGAAGAGGTTGCGGAAGCGGATTTGGTGATCGTGGCGGCTGACATCGAAGTGGATCTGGCGAAGTTTGCCGGAAAACCGATGTACCGTACATCAACCGGCCTGGCGCTGAAGAAAACCGCGCAGGAACTGGACAAAGCCGTAGCGGAAGCGACGCCGTATGCGCCTACGGGCAAAGCGCAGGCCGCCGCGACAGAAGGGAAAAAAGAGAGCGCTGGCGCATATCGCCATCTGCTGACGGGCGTTTCCTACATGCTGCCAATGGTGGTTGCGGGTGGGTTGTGTATCGCGCTCTCCTTTGCGTTTGGTATTGAGGCGTTTAAAGAAGAAGGTACGCTGGCTGCGGCACTGATGCAGATCGGCGGCGGTTCCGCCTTCGCGCTAATGGTGCCAGTGCTGGCGGGATATATCGCGTTTTCCATTGCGGATCGTCCAGGCCTGACGCCGGGTCTTATCGGCGGTATGCTGGCGGTGAGCACCGGATCTGGCTTTATCGGCGGTATTATCGCGGGCTTCCTGGCCGGTTATGTCGCGAAACTTATCAGCACTAAACTAAAACTTCCGCAGAGTATGGAAGCGCTGAAACCGATCCTGATCATTCCACTGATTTCCAGTCTGATTGTTGGTCTGGCGATGATTTACCTTATCGGTAAACCGGTTGCCGGCATTCTAGAAGGGCTGACTCACTGGCTGCAAACGATGGGGACGGCGAATGCGGTACTGCTGGGCGCGATCCTCGGCGGTATGATGTGTACTGATATGGGCGGCCCGGTTAACAAAGCGGCGTATGCGTTCGGTGTTGGTCTGCTGAGTACCCAGACCTATGCGCCGATGGCGGCCATTATGGCGGCAGGCATGGTTCCTCCGCTGGCTCTTGGGCTGGCAACTCTGGTTGCGCGTCGTAAGTTCGACAAGGCGCAGCAGGAAGGGGGCAAAGCCGCGCTGGTGCTGGGGCTGTGCTTCATTACCGAAGGCGCGATCCCGTTTGCGGCGCGCGACCCGATGCGTGTCCTGCCATGCTGTATCGTCGGCGGCGCGCTGACAGGCGCAATCTCAATGTGGGTTGGCGCGAAACTGATGGCGCCGCACGGCGGTCTGTTTGTGCTGCTGATTCCTGGCGCGATTACACCGGTGCTGGGCTATCTGCTGGCGATTGTTGCGGGTACGCTGGTTGCCGGTCTGGCCTATGCGTTCCTGAAACGCCCGGAAGCTGAAGTTATCGCGAAAGCGGCATAATGTAAAACCTTGTGCCGGATGGCGGCGTGAGCGCCTTATCCGGCCTACGGATACCGATCCTGTAGGCCGGATAAAACGCATTAGCGTCGCCATCCGGCATTTCTCTGCCTTTTTTATCCCCTCTATTTTGTGTCCTGGCTCGCAACTTTTTCCTCCCTTGCAAACTGTATCTATAAAAAATTGTGACTCTGTTCATATCTATTCGCTTTAGGGCTTGCGGATGGATTTACTTTATCAAAAACACGCATATCATGAACACATGTTTTAATATGAACATGTGCTCTAATAATATCGATTGTGGCGGTGGTTATTCTTAACGAACTCATTGTTATGGCAGCTTAATGCCAGAGGACGTTCTATGCGTGAAACGGAATACATAGTGACGATTGGCTCAGCCAATATGGATGTTGCCGGGTATTCGCATGCTTCTTTAAATTATGCGGACTCCAATCCGGGAAAAATAAAATTTACCCCCGGCGGCGTGGGGCGCAATATTGCGCATAATCTGGCTCTGCTGGGAAAAAACTCATGGCTACTGACGGCAGTCGGGAGTGATTTCTATGGGCAGTCATTAATGGCGCAAACGAATCAATCCGGTGTGCATGTTGATAAATGTCTGATTGTGCCGGGAGAAAATACGTCAAGTTACTTATCCCTGCTCGACAATACCGGAGAAATGCTGGTCGCCATAAATGACATGAGCATTACCGACTTTATTTCGGCTGAATTTTTATCACAGCATGCTGATTTTATTCGTGGGGCAAAAGTGATTGTCGCCGATTGTAATATCAGCGAAGAGGCACTGAACTGGGTGCTGGAAAATGCAGGCGATGTGCCGGTATTTGTTGATCCGGTTTCTGCCTGGAAGTGTGTCAAAATTCGCGAGCGACTTGGCAAAATTCACACGCTGAAACCCAACCGGCTTGAAGCTGAAACCCTCAGCGGCATTCCCCTCTCCGGGCGGGAAGATGTCGGGAGCGTTGCGGCATGGTTTCATGAACATGGCCTGAACCGTCTGGTGCTTAGTATGGGTGGTGACGGCGTTTATTACAGCGATATCAACGGCGAAAACGGCTGGTCGCTCCCCATTAAAACCAACGTCGTCAATGTGACCGGCGCTGGCGACGCCATGATGGCGGGACTCGCCGCCTGCTGGATGGACGGCTTGCCCTTTATAGATTCGGTTCGATTTGCACAGGGTTGTTCATCAATGGCGCTTGCCTGTGAATATACCAATAACCCTGATTTATCTGTCGCGAATGTTACATCGTTAGTGGAGAACACAGAATGTCTGAATTAACTCTTTCCTCTGAATTATTACAAATTTCGCCAGAAGTACAGGACGCATTAAAGAGTAAGAAACCCATTGTTGCGCTGGAATCAACCATTATTTCCCACGGCATGCCTTTTCCGCAAAATGCGCAAACGGCAATTGAAGTTGAAGAAACCATTCGTAAGCATGGCGCCGTGCCCGCAACCATTGCCATTATTGGCGGTGTAATGAAAGTGGGCCTGAATAAAGAAGAAATTGAATTATTAGGTCGTGAAGGACATAACGTTACAAAAGTCAGTCGTCGTGACTTACCGTTTGTGGTTGCCGCTGGAAAAAATGGTGCAACGACGGTCGCATCCACCATGATTATTGCCGCACTGGCCGGAATTAAAGTATTTGCAACCGGCGGTATCGGTGGCGTACATCGTGGCGCAGAACATACGTTTGATATTTCTGCTGACTTGCAGGAGCTGGCGCATACCAATGTCACGGTGGTTTGTGCAGGGGCGAAATCAATTCTCGACCTGGGATTAACCACCGAATATTTAGAGACTTTTGGCGTGCCGTTAATTGGCTATCAGACCCAGGCATTACCGGCATTTTTCTGCCGTACCAGTCCGTTTGACGTCAGTATCCGCCTGGACAGCGCGCAAGACATCGCCCGCGCAATGGCGGTGAAATGGCAAACCGGCCTGAACGGTGGTCTGGTTGTGGCAAACCCGATCCCGGAACAGTTTGCGATGGCGGAAGAGAAAATCAACGCGGCGATCGATCAGGCCGTGAAAGAAGCGGAAGAGCAGGGCGTCGTGGGGAAAGAAAGCACGCCATTCTTGTTGGCGCGCGTGGCGGAACTGACCGGTGGCGATAGCCTGAAATCCAATATCCAACTGGTGTTCAACAACGCTGTACTGGCCTGTGAAATAGCGAAGGAATATCAACGCCTCGCCTGATAAAAACGCACGGGCAGAGAGCGGTCGCCCGCGATATCAAAACCTGGCTTTCACGCCGGGTTTCCTGGCATGAAGGGAAAATCATTATGGATATAATGAGAAGTGTTGTGGGTATGCTGGTACTACTGGCAATCGCATTTCTGCTGTCAGTGAATAAAAAACGTATCAGCCTGCGTACCGTTGGCGCGGCGCTGGTGCTGCAAATCGCCATCGGTGGGATCATGCTTTATTTCCCGCCGGGGAAATGGCTGGTGGAGCAGGCCGCGCTCGGTGTCCACAAGGTGATGTCCTACAGCGACGCGGGTAGCGCATTTATCTTTGGCTCATTAGTAGGGCCAAAAATGGATGTGCTGTTTGACGGCGCTGGGTTTATCTTTGCCTTTCGCGTGTTGCCGGCCATCATCTTTGTGACTGCGCTGATCAGCTTGCTTTACTACATTGGCGTGATGGGACTGCTGATCCGTATCCTCGGCGGTATTTTCCAGAAAGCGCTGAACATCAGCAAGATCGAGTCGTTTGTTGCGGTTACTACCATTTTTCTCGGGCAAAACGAGATCCCGGCGATTGTTAAGCCGTTTATCGACCGTCTAAATCGTAATGAGCTGTTTACCGCTATTTGTAGCGGCATGGCCTCAATCGCCGGTTCGATGATGATCGGCTATGCCGGAATGGGGGTGCCGATTGATTATCTGCTGGCGGCGTCCTTAATGGCGATCCCTGGCGGCATTCTGTTTGCCCGTATGCTGAGCCCGGCGACGGAAGAGTCTAAAGTGACGTTTGAAAATCTGTCGTTTACCGAAACGCCGCCAAAAAGCATCATTGAAGCGGCGGCCAGCGGCGCGATGACCGGGCTGAAAATCGCCGCTGGTGTGGCGACGGTGGTGATGGCGTTTGTTGCCATTATCGCGCTGATTAACGGCATCATCGGCGGCGTTGGCGGCTGGTTCGGCTTTGGTCACGCCACGCTAGAAGGGATCTTCGGCTGGGTTTTAGCGCCGCTGGCCTGGATTATGGGCGTGGACTGGAGTGATGCGACGCTTGCCGGTAGCCTGATTGGGCAAAAACTGGCGATTAACGAGTTTGTCGCTTATCTCAACTTCTCACCGTATCTGCAAGCTGCCGGTACGCTGGATGTGAAGACGATAGCGATCATCTCTTTCGCGTTGTGTGGCTTTGCCAACTTTGGTTCGATTGGTGTGGTGGTGGGCGCGTTTTCTGCGATTGCGCCGCAGCGTGCGCCGGAAATCGCCCAGCTTGGAATGCGTGCGCTGGCGGCGGCAACGCTCTCTAACCTGATGAGCGCCACTATCGCGGGGTTCTTTATCGGGCTGGCATAGTTGTAGTGGACGATTTTGCCGGATGGCGGCTTCGCCTTATCCGGCCTACAGTAACGCACCTCGTAGGCCTGATAAGCGCAGCGCCATCAGGCATATCCGACCCACAGTAACGCACTCCGTAGGCCTGATAAGCGCAGCGCCATCAGGCATATCCGACCCACAGTGACGCACTCCGTAGGCCTGATAAGCGCAGCGCCATCAGGCATTATGCCAGGGTTGTTTTCAGCAGATAAAGCGCGTTATCGGCGGAGAGGGTGGGGTTGTTAATACTGATGCTGGCGCGCGATAACGCCGCGCAGGCCATCGCGAAATTCGCGCTATCGCGAAAATCACTTCCCTCCAGAAAGCTGTAGAGCAACCCGGCCATGAAGCCATCATCCGCGCCGAAGCTGTCCACGCGGGTGTGAGACGGCGGGGTGAGTAAAAACTGCTCGCCATTTTTCTCGCTACAAAAGACCGCTTCATCTTCCAGGCAAACGAAGATTCGCTGTACGCCTTGCTGATGCAGGTCATTGACGGCCTGTACACGGTCGGCGTCGGAACGCACCGCTTTTCCCCACAGAATCTCCAGCTCTTTTTGCGTGGGTTTTAACGTATGAATGCGTGAATACCAGGTCCTGATTTTTTCCGCTTTGAACTCTGAAACGGTATCAATAAAGACCGGGATTTCATCCGCAATGGTAAAGACCCATTCGATGGCTTCCGGCGTCAGGTTGCAGTCCGCCAGCACCACGCCAGCGTGACGAATAAGATCCCGCGAGCTATTCAGCAACTGCGGCGTCAGCTGTTGCAGAATGTGGGTGTCGTTAATCGCCAGCACCGTCTCTTCCTGCTGGTTGGCGATGGACAGATAGGTTGAAGTGTTATGCCCATGCAGGCGGATACAGCTGGAGATGTTCACGCCAGCCTGACGAGTCTGCTCCAGCAGCGTTTCACCATAAAAATCGCTACCGACCGCAGAGAGCAAATGCACATCGCGACCCAGCAGCGCCAGATTATGCGCAATATTGCGCCCCACGCCGCCAGCAGAACAGTGAATGCTGCCAGGGTTGGAAGCCGCCTGCGGATAATGGATATCCGCCACGCCGCGAATATCCATATTGATCGCCCCGACCACCACGCAATACTCCTGCTCGGTGAGGATATAGCCTTTGCCTTTGATCATCCCTTTACGCATCAGGTCCATAATATGGGCCGCCACGCGTGAGCGACTGATCTGCAAAATATCAGCGATTTCATTTTGCTGAATGAGCGGATTGCGGCGCAGGATCTTGAGGATCTGCTTTTCCCTGTCGTTCATCATTACGCAACCACCTTTGCCGTTTGCTGCGCTTTCAGCCAGGCAATCTCTTCTGCCCAGATATCCGGGTTGATGGTTTCCAGAATCAGCGGAATACCGTCAAAACGATCGTCCTGCATGATCCAGCGAAATGCATCATGACCAATGTTGCCTTCGCCCAAACTGTGGTGACGGTCAACGCGGCTGCCAAAGGCGCTTTTCGCGTCGTTCAGGTGCATGCCGCGCAGGTATGTAAAGCCCACAACACGCTCAAAATCGGCGAATGTTTTTTCACATTCGTCGGTGGTACGCAGATCGTAACCGGCCGCGAACGCGTGACAGGTATCAATACAGACGCCCACGCGGGACTTATCGTCCACGCCGTCGATGATGGCGGCGAGATGCTCAAACCTGAATCCCAGATTGCTCCCCTGACCCGCAGTGTTTTCAATGACTGCCGTGACCCCTTGGGTTTTCTCAAGGGCAATGTTGATCGACTCTGCAATTCGCGCCAGACATTCCTCTTCCGGGATTTGCTGTAAATGGCTACCCGGGTGGAAATTGAGCAGCGATAGCCCCAGTTGCTCACAACGCTGCATTTCATCAATAAACGCATCGCGCGATTTTTCCAGCGCTTCGCTGACAGGGTGCCCGAGGTTGATCAGATAGCTGTCGTGGGGAAGGATCTGCGCAGGCGAATAGTGGTATTTCTCGCAGGCGGCCTTAAAGTCATCAATGATTTGGGCAGTGAGCGGCGCGGCGCGCCATTGACGCTGATTTTTCGTGAACAGCGCAAATGCGGTTGCGTCAATTTCTGCGGCGCGAATTGCAGCGTTGGCTAACCCGCCAGCGGCGCTGACATGCGCTCCGATATATTTCATGGAAGACTCCTGTTAAACCCGCTATACACATTATTCTTCAGGTTTGAATAATGTCGTGTATTCGAAAAAAATACTCTCCAATGATAGCGGGTTAACAGGGGCAAAATGTAGTGCTTTATGCGATAAGATGGTGAATCAGTACGTTAATCACGCCGCCGCCAACAATCAGCCAGACAAACAGCACCAGCGCCATCAGTAACGGTTTCGCCCCGGCTTTCTTCAGCGCGCTGACGTGCGTTGTAAGACCCAGCGCGGCCATTGCCATCGCCAGCAGAACCGTATCCAGCGTAATCAACATGTTTACCACCGCCTGCGGCAGCAGATGGAACGAGTTAACGATTGCCACTACGATGAACAGCACCGCAAACCACGGGATGGTGATTTTGCTTTTCTCCGCGCCCGTCGCCGGAGAAAGTTGTTTCACGCGGGCGGCCAGCAGAATCAGAAACGGCGCCAGCATCATTACGCGTAGCATTTTGGCAATCACCGCGGCGTTTTCCGCGTCCGGGTTAATGGCGTGCCCGGCGGCAACGACCTGGGCTACTTCATGCATAGTCGAACCAATATAGATGCCGTAGGTTTCCGGGCTGAACCAGTGCGCCAGCAGCGGATACATTGCCGGGTAGAGGAAGATTGCCAGCGTACCGAAAATCACCACCGTCGCGACGGCCACCGTAACTTTGCTGGCCTCCGCTTTAACGACGGGCTCCGTTGCCAGCACTGCCGCCGCTCCGCAAATGCTG comes from the Citrobacter koseri ATCC BAA-895 genome and includes:
- a CDS encoding YeiH family protein is translated as MTELTLQNHHRTVWHFIPGLALSAVITGAALWGGSIPAVAGAGFSALTLAILLGMVIGNTVYPQIWKSCDGGVLFAKQHLLRLGIILYGFRLTFSQIADVGVSGIVIDVLTLSSTFLLACFLGQKVFGLDKHTSWLIGAGSSICGAAAVLATEPVVKAEASKVTVAVATVVIFGTLAIFLYPAMYPLLAHWFSPETYGIYIGSTMHEVAQVVAAGHAINPDAENAAVIAKMLRVMMLAPFLILLAARVKQLSPATGAEKSKITIPWFAVLFIVVAIVNSFHLLPQAVVNMLITLDTVLLAMAMAALGLTTHVSALKKAGAKPLLMALVLFVWLIVGGGVINVLIHHLIA
- the nfo gene encoding deoxyribonuclease IV, whose translation is MKYIGAHVSAAGGLANAAIRAAEIDATAFALFTKNQRQWRAAPLTAQIIDDFKAACEKYHYSPAQILPHDSYLINLGHPVSEALEKSRDAFIDEMQRCEQLGLSLLNFHPGSHLQQIPEEECLARIAESINIALEKTQGVTAVIENTAGQGSNLGFRFEHLAAIIDGVDDKSRVGVCIDTCHAFAAGYDLRTTDECEKTFADFERVVGFTYLRGMHLNDAKSAFGSRVDRHHSLGEGNIGHDAFRWIMQDDRFDGIPLILETINPDIWAEEIAWLKAQQTAKVVA